A window of Numenius arquata chromosome 6, bNumArq3.hap1.1, whole genome shotgun sequence contains these coding sequences:
- the ERG28 gene encoding ergosterol biosynthetic protein 28 homolog, with translation MSRFLNVLRSWLVMVSVIAAGNTLQSFRDHRFLSEKLYTASPGLVNGLQARTFGVWTLLSSVIRCLCAIDIRNRTLYYITLFTFFLALVHFLSEVFIYHTAALTIGVMAPLMVASFSILGMLIGLQYLEVEALSQNKKKN, from the exons ATGAGCCGGTTCCTGAACGTGCTGCGTAGCTGGCTGGTGATGGTGTCGGTCATCGCCGCCGGGAACACCCTGCAGAGCTTCCGCGACCACCGCTTCCTCTCGGAGAAGCTGTACACCGCCAGCCCCGGCCTCG TGAACGGGCTCCAGGCTCGGACCTTTGGCGTCTGGACCCTGCTGTCGTCGGTGATCCGCTGTCTCTGCGCCATCGACATCCGCAATAGGAC CCTCTATTATATCACGCTCTTCACCTTCTTTTTGGCCCTTGTTCACTTCCTCTCCGAGGTCTTCATTTACCACACTGCAGCACTGACAATTGGAGTTATGGCACCCCTCATGGTAGCAA GTTTCTCTATCTTGGGGATGTTGATTGGCCTGCAGTACCTGGAGGTAGAAGCACTGtcacaaaacaagaagaaaaactga